In Actinoplanes derwentensis, the following proteins share a genomic window:
- a CDS encoding MFS transporter, with product MAFRSWLKLLAATVTAAAVIGAGQLGIAYGLGMVRLDQTLEITQRDQWTAQLAWIAWITMTAAALGAVVATALRPRWSPRPVSSGGALAMGLAAGIGALAVLPLTMQPARDAHVTGVHPVLIIGICAGLGAAIGIFAGYAAAARAVARWSLATLSVIVWAVALVSIAPSLKPGGTPADVRLGVLSGNLIPAAVAEHTPFATMPAIALLTGLIIGWIARSRRMSTLTVALSGLAGPAMLTLSYLIAGPGSASGFALNPYWAAMTASGAGVLGSVLAAIVRSAPKTAADTPGTGTGTDAPGTASGTPGAASGTLETGNQPDTRPDTPSGASPEPEPPAGPKPESVSGRASLPRRDVPNESAIAQAAAAAALRPEDQLRPSDTGIFTMGDRPHPLQDLAATPPAAPVPFPTGNPFHQGTPAPQNAPGHQNTPGPQATAAPHRTPTGAHARVQPSANAHPHSPTGAHAQAHAGGHAQVPTGAHAQVPAPGHGSAQFAAPASIPAQVAGLAPAQVSGPDAEPRFSGQQPAQSSGGGQRRGWRTRRNAPEPEAQPGSFNGFASGPEAAPQQTGPQATAPQSAQRGRPGGREDDYVGWVNDLGR from the coding sequence ATGGCATTTCGGAGCTGGCTGAAGCTACTGGCCGCCACCGTCACGGCCGCCGCGGTGATCGGGGCGGGTCAGCTGGGCATCGCATACGGGCTCGGCATGGTGCGGCTCGACCAGACTTTGGAAATCACTCAGCGTGATCAGTGGACAGCGCAACTCGCCTGGATCGCCTGGATCACGATGACGGCGGCGGCCCTCGGAGCCGTGGTCGCCACCGCGCTCCGGCCGCGGTGGTCACCCCGGCCGGTCTCCTCCGGCGGCGCGCTCGCGATGGGCCTGGCCGCCGGGATCGGCGCCCTCGCCGTCCTGCCGCTGACCATGCAGCCGGCCCGGGACGCCCACGTCACCGGCGTGCACCCGGTCCTGATCATCGGCATCTGCGCCGGCCTCGGCGCCGCGATCGGCATCTTCGCCGGGTACGCCGCCGCCGCTCGGGCGGTGGCCCGCTGGAGCCTCGCCACCCTGAGCGTCATCGTCTGGGCCGTCGCGCTGGTCTCCATCGCCCCGTCACTGAAGCCCGGCGGCACCCCCGCCGACGTGCGACTCGGCGTCCTGTCGGGGAACCTCATCCCGGCCGCCGTCGCCGAGCACACCCCGTTCGCGACCATGCCGGCGATCGCCCTGCTCACCGGGCTGATCATCGGCTGGATCGCCCGCAGCCGGCGGATGTCGACGCTGACGGTCGCCCTCAGCGGACTGGCCGGCCCGGCCATGCTGACCCTGTCCTACCTGATCGCCGGCCCCGGCTCGGCATCCGGTTTCGCACTGAACCCGTACTGGGCGGCGATGACCGCGAGCGGCGCCGGCGTCCTCGGCTCGGTCCTGGCCGCGATCGTCCGCAGCGCCCCCAAGACCGCGGCCGACACCCCTGGAACCGGGACCGGGACCGACGCTCCCGGAACAGCATCCGGCACCCCTGGGGCAGCATCCGGCACCCTTGAGACCGGCAACCAGCCGGACACCCGGCCGGACACCCCTTCGGGCGCGAGCCCCGAGCCCGAGCCGCCCGCCGGCCCGAAGCCCGAATCGGTCTCCGGCCGCGCCAGCCTCCCCCGCCGCGACGTGCCGAACGAGTCCGCGATCGCCCAGGCCGCAGCCGCCGCGGCACTGCGCCCCGAGGACCAGTTGCGCCCCTCGGACACCGGCATCTTCACCATGGGCGACCGCCCGCATCCGCTGCAGGACCTGGCCGCCACCCCGCCGGCCGCCCCGGTACCGTTCCCCACCGGCAACCCGTTCCACCAGGGCACGCCCGCCCCACAGAACGCACCCGGTCACCAGAACACCCCCGGCCCGCAGGCCACCGCAGCCCCGCACCGGACCCCGACCGGCGCCCACGCCCGAGTCCAGCCCTCGGCCAACGCCCACCCCCACTCCCCCACCGGCGCCCACGCTCAGGCCCATGCCGGCGGCCACGCCCAAGTCCCGACCGGTGCTCACGCCCAAGTCCCGGCGCCAGGGCACGGTTCGGCCCAGTTCGCCGCCCCGGCCTCGATCCCGGCCCAGGTCGCCGGCCTGGCCCCGGCTCAGGTCTCGGGCCCGGACGCCGAGCCCCGCTTCTCCGGGCAGCAGCCGGCGCAGAGTTCCGGTGGCGGCCAGCGGCGCGGCTGGCGCACCCGCCGCAACGCTCCCGAGCCGGAAGCGCAACCCGGCTCGTTCAACGGTTTCGCGTCCGGCCCCGAGGCCGCCCCGCAGCAGACCGGCCCACAAGCGACGGCTCCGCAGTCCGCCCAGCGCGGCCGCCCGGGTGGCCGCGAGGACGACTACGTCGGCTGGGTCAACGACCTAGGCCGCTAG
- a CDS encoding ribonuclease domain-containing protein, whose amino-acid sequence MISRIGRFLAGLALVVGLSGTALVAPAIVAPTTTDAAQAAVYSTCTISRCSAARTAFTGWQSLGWPTSAGWYSWPYGNYNYTGGTFYNREGQLPSATYSEYDVYSRARGAARDAYRIVVNRSTRVAYFTPDHYVTFYRL is encoded by the coding sequence ATGATCAGCCGCATCGGCCGGTTCCTCGCTGGCCTGGCCCTGGTAGTGGGCCTCTCCGGAACAGCCCTCGTCGCCCCCGCGATCGTCGCACCCACCACGACCGACGCGGCTCAGGCGGCGGTCTACTCCACCTGCACGATCAGTCGATGTTCGGCGGCCAGAACCGCCTTCACCGGCTGGCAGTCCCTCGGCTGGCCCACGTCAGCCGGCTGGTACTCGTGGCCGTACGGCAACTACAACTACACCGGCGGCACCTTCTACAACCGTGAGGGCCAGCTCCCGTCGGCCACCTACTCCGAGTACGACGTGTACTCCCGCGCCCGCGGTGCCGCCCGGGACGCCTACCGCATCGTGGTCAACCGCAGCACCCGGGTCGCCTACTTCACCCCGGACCACTACGTGACGTTCTACCGGCTCTGA
- the thiC gene encoding phosphomethylpyrimidine synthase ThiC has protein sequence MRRKVYVEGPGIRVPFTEVVLTGDHAPVRLYDTSGPGSEPERGLPELRKPWRTGRTQLASARAGIVTPEMEFVALREGVDTELVRAEIAAGRAVLPVNVNHPESEPMIIGSRFLVKVNANIGTSAVTSSVAEEVEKLTWATRWGADTVMDLSTGPRIHETREAIVRNSPVPIGTVPIYQALEKVKGDPLKLTWELFRQTVIEQAEQGVDYMTIHAGVLLEYVPLAAERVTGIVSRGGSIMAAWCLAEHRQNFLYTHFRELCEIFREYDITFSLGDGLRPGSIADANDEAQFAELRTLGELTHIAWEYDVQVMVEGPGHVPMHKIKENVDLQVELCGGAPFYTLGPLTTDIAPAYDHITSAIGAAMIGWFGTAMLCYVTPKEHLGLPDKDDVKAGMIAYKIAAHAADLAKGHPGAQDWDDALSRARFDFRWEDQFELALDPETARSYHDQTLPADAAKTAHFCSMCGPKFCSMKISHELRAAGMKAKSSEFVDAGGRVYLPVTPN, from the coding sequence ATGCGTCGTAAGGTCTATGTCGAGGGTCCGGGGATTCGGGTGCCGTTCACCGAGGTGGTGCTCACCGGTGACCATGCGCCGGTGCGGCTCTACGACACGTCCGGGCCGGGCAGCGAACCCGAGAGAGGGCTGCCTGAGCTGCGGAAACCGTGGCGGACCGGGCGGACTCAACTGGCTTCGGCGCGGGCCGGGATCGTCACGCCGGAGATGGAGTTCGTGGCGCTGCGGGAAGGTGTGGACACCGAGCTGGTGCGGGCCGAGATCGCCGCCGGACGGGCGGTGCTGCCCGTCAACGTCAACCACCCCGAATCCGAGCCGATGATCATCGGGTCGCGGTTCCTGGTGAAGGTGAACGCCAACATCGGTACGTCGGCGGTCACCTCGTCGGTGGCCGAGGAGGTCGAGAAACTCACCTGGGCGACCCGCTGGGGTGCCGACACGGTGATGGATCTGTCGACCGGGCCGAGAATTCATGAGACCCGGGAGGCGATCGTACGGAATTCTCCGGTCCCGATCGGTACCGTGCCGATCTATCAAGCCCTGGAGAAGGTAAAGGGCGACCCGCTGAAACTCACCTGGGAACTGTTCCGTCAGACCGTGATCGAGCAGGCCGAGCAGGGGGTCGACTACATGACGATCCATGCTGGAGTGCTGTTGGAATACGTGCCACTGGCCGCTGAGCGGGTCACCGGAATCGTTTCCCGGGGCGGCTCGATCATGGCCGCGTGGTGTCTGGCCGAGCACCGCCAGAACTTCCTGTACACGCATTTCCGGGAACTGTGCGAGATCTTCCGGGAGTACGACATCACCTTCTCGCTCGGTGACGGGCTCCGGCCGGGTTCGATCGCCGACGCCAATGACGAGGCGCAGTTCGCGGAGCTGCGCACCCTCGGCGAGCTGACCCACATCGCGTGGGAGTACGACGTACAAGTAATGGTCGAAGGTCCTGGTCATGTCCCCATGCACAAGATCAAGGAGAACGTGGACCTGCAGGTCGAACTGTGCGGTGGGGCACCCTTCTACACGCTCGGGCCGCTCACCACCGACATCGCGCCCGCCTACGACCACATCACCTCGGCGATCGGCGCGGCGATGATCGGCTGGTTCGGGACGGCGATGCTCTGCTACGTCACCCCCAAAGAGCACCTCGGCCTGCCGGACAAGGATGACGTCAAAGCGGGCATGATCGCCTACAAGATCGCGGCGCACGCGGCTGACCTGGCCAAAGGGCATCCCGGGGCGCAGGACTGGGACGACGCGCTGTCCCGTGCCCGGTTCGACTTCCGGTGGGAGGACCAGTTCGAACTGGCCCTCGACCCGGAGACCGCTCGGTCCTATCACGACCAGACGCTGCCGGCCGACGCCGCCAAGACCGCGCATTTCTGTTCGATGTGCGGGCCGAAGTTCTGCTCGATGAAGATCAGTCATGAGCTTCGGGCGGCCGGGATGAAGGCCAAGTCCAGCGAGTTCGTCGACGCCGGTGGGCGGGTCTATCTGCCGGTGACGCCGAACTGA